CAGGAGGAACATCGGGACCCCGAAGAGGGCGGCGAACGCGCAGACTCCGAGATACACCGGGCGGCGGCCGATACGGTCGGTCAAACTCGCCCAGCCGATCGTGGCGAAGATGCCGATCGCCGAGGCCACACACAGCGCCAACAGGGTTTCCGATTTCCCAGCGAGGTCGTTCTCGTGCAGGTAGGAGATCATGTAGGTGATCGAGACGGCGTAGCCGGCGGTTTCGGCCACGCGCAGGCCGATGCCGCGGAGGATGTCGCGCCAGTCCTTCTTGACGGAGTCCAGGATCGGGGAGGCAGCGATTTCGCCGCTGTCCTTGACGTCCTCGAAGACCGGGGACTCGGGCACCTTGGACCGGATGATCAGCCCGACGACGACGAGGACGATGCTCGCGAGGAACGGCACCCGCCACGCCCAGTCGCCACCGAGGTGGACGCTGAACAGGAATACGAGGTTTGCCAACAGCAGCCCGACGGGGAATCCCGCTTGGACGATGCCGGTGTAGCGGCCCTTCGATTTCCACGGCGCGTGTTCGTAACTCATCAGGATCGCTCCGCCCCATTCGGCGCCGAAGGCGAGTCCCTGGATGATGCGGACGGTCACCAGCAGCGCCGGTGCGACGAGACCGACCTGGCCGTAGGTCGGAAGCAGACCGATGGCGAAGGTGGCCAGGCCCATGACGATCAGTGAGGCGACGAGGACCGGCTTGCGCCCCACCTTGTCTCCGAGATGACCACCGAGGATCCCCCCGAGAGGTCGTGCGGCGAATCCGACGCCGAGGGTGGCGAAGGCGGCGAGGGTGCCGATGACGGGATCGCCGCTGGGGAAGAAGGCCGTCCCGAAATACAACGCTGCAGCGGTGCCGAAGCCGATGAAGTCGTAGGTCTCGATGACGGCGCCGACAGAGGAACCGATCGCGACGCGTTTGGCGTCCTTGGTGCCCTCGACGGGACCTCGCATCTCGAGCGCTTCTGTGCTCATGAATTTCTCCTTGCGGACCGAGGATACGGCCGCTGGTGCGACGGGGAAAGAGGATGTCGACTGTCAACAGTGAACCCCAGTGTGAGCGCGGCCACCCCCTCCTGTCAACTGTCAGTAGGCAACGGTTGACTGTTGACAGTCAGCACGGTTAGCGTGGTCCCCATCACCTTTCAGGAGGTTCTCGTGTTCCACGATCGGCTCGGCTGCTCGACGATCAGCTTCCGCCACCTAGACCTGCCCACGGCGCTACAGACCATCGCCGGCCTGGGCTTCACCGAGATCGACCTCGGCGCCCTACCCGGAGTCTGCGATCACGTTCCGTTCGTGCTCGACGCGGACGCCGTCGATCGAGTCGCCGACGAGGTGGCAATCTCGGGCCTGCGCGTCCGCAGCGTCAACTGCGACATCGGCGACCTCGACGCGCCGTTGACCTCCGAAGAACAGAAACGGCGGGATCACCATCTCGATCGGTTGCTGACTCTCACCTCCCGCATCGAGGCACGCGCCCTGGTGCTCCCGTGCGGACATCTCGACCACCGGCCCATCCGGTCCCTCGACGAAGACCTCGACACCGTCGCGGCACAACTCGAACGGGCACACGTCCGGGCCCGGGACTTCGGGGTGGGCCTGTGGACCGAATCCCTCCACGTCCACCGACTGTGCTGCGACATCGCTCGCGCTGCGCGGCTGACAGCACGACTGTCCCCCGACATCGGCGTGGTGATGGACTTCAGTCACATCGTCGCCTCGGGCGGAGATCCCGCCGATTTCGTCGACCTGTTCGCCTCGCGCATCACGCACGTCCATCTCCGGGACGCGGTGCCCGGCAACATCAACCTCAGCATCGGCAACGGGCACGCCGACTTCGCCGGCGGCCTCGCCGCCCTCGACGCCCGCGGCTACACCGGGCATTTCGCCCTCGAACTCGAGACCCGCGACATCACCGACCCCGAGCGCCCCGAAAGTGCCTCTCGGGCAGCTCGATTCGTCACCACCCTTATCCCCTGACCCAACCTTCAAGGAGAAAACCCATGTCCTCGATCCGACGCACCGCAGTCGTCACCGGAGCAACCTCCGAGCGCGGCATCGGCCTCGCCACCGCCCGTCGCTACGCCGAGGACGGCTGGGCCGTCGTCGTCCTCGATCTGGACGGTGAGAAATCCGCCAAGGTCGCCGCCGAGATCGGCAGCGAGTACTCCGTCCCGTCCTTCGGACACGAGATCGACGTGGCCGACGAGGCGTCGGTACAGGCAGCGCACGATGCCGTCGCCGCGGAAGTCACCGCCGGCAATCTCCCGCCCGTCGGAGCGGTCGCGAACATCGCCGGCATCACCTCGCCGGTGCCGTTCCTCGAGACGAGCCTCGAACTGTGGAACAAGGTGATGGCCGTCAACGCCACCGGCACCTACCTCGTCACCCGGGCATTCCTGCCGGGCATGATCGAGAACGGATGGGGACGCATCGTGAACATGTCGTCGGTCTCCGCCCAGCGTGGCGGCGGTGTCTTCGGCAAGGTCCCCTACTCGTCGGCGAAGGCCGCCGTCCTCGGATTCACCAAGTCCCTCGCCCGGGAACTCGGCGACAGCGGCGTCACCGTCAACGCCGTCACCCCCGGCGCGGTCGACACCAGCATCCGCGTCGGCAGCACCCCGGAGCAGGAGGCCGCCATCTGCCGCGACGTTCCGCTCGGACGCACCGCCACCACCCGTGAGGTGGCCTCGGTCATCACGTTCCTGTCGTCGGAGGACGCGGCCTACCTGACCG
This window of the Rhodococcus pyridinivorans genome carries:
- a CDS encoding MFS transporter, which translates into the protein MSTEALEMRGPVEGTKDAKRVAIGSSVGAVIETYDFIGFGTAAALYFGTAFFPSGDPVIGTLAAFATLGVGFAARPLGGILGGHLGDKVGRKPVLVASLIVMGLATFAIGLLPTYGQVGLVAPALLVTVRIIQGLAFGAEWGGAILMSYEHAPWKSKGRYTGIVQAGFPVGLLLANLVFLFSVHLGGDWAWRVPFLASIVLVVVGLIIRSKVPESPVFEDVKDSGEIAASPILDSVKKDWRDILRGIGLRVAETAGYAVSITYMISYLHENDLAGKSETLLALCVASAIGIFATIGWASLTDRIGRRPVYLGVCAFAALFGVPMFLLVNTGTFVLILATVVIAYAVCQNALAGAQGAWFPELFQAARRASGASLAYQISAMVSGFTPFITALLYFAFGWIGPALLFSFYGLVGLVCALVTRETWGRTERRLADQAGRSNSHPSDSPDGPLSGGTAAASSTKEKELL
- a CDS encoding sugar phosphate isomerase/epimerase family protein encodes the protein MFHDRLGCSTISFRHLDLPTALQTIAGLGFTEIDLGALPGVCDHVPFVLDADAVDRVADEVAISGLRVRSVNCDIGDLDAPLTSEEQKRRDHHLDRLLTLTSRIEARALVLPCGHLDHRPIRSLDEDLDTVAAQLERAHVRARDFGVGLWTESLHVHRLCCDIARAARLTARLSPDIGVVMDFSHIVASGGDPADFVDLFASRITHVHLRDAVPGNINLSIGNGHADFAGGLAALDARGYTGHFALELETRDITDPERPESASRAARFVTTLIP
- a CDS encoding SDR family NAD(P)-dependent oxidoreductase, which produces MSSIRRTAVVTGATSERGIGLATARRYAEDGWAVVVLDLDGEKSAKVAAEIGSEYSVPSFGHEIDVADEASVQAAHDAVAAEVTAGNLPPVGAVANIAGITSPVPFLETSLELWNKVMAVNATGTYLVTRAFLPGMIENGWGRIVNMSSVSAQRGGGVFGKVPYSSAKAAVLGFTKSLARELGDSGVTVNAVTPGAVDTSIRVGSTPEQEAAICRDVPLGRTATTREVASVITFLSSEDAAYLTGTTVDINGGSHMH